The Anaerolineae bacterium region GTTCACCTGCAAGGGGCCTGGTTGACCATCGGCGCGTTCGACGGGGTGCATTTGGGTCATCGGGCCATCATCGAGCCTTTTGTGGCCGAGGCCCATGCGGCAGGTGCCCCGGCGGTGGTGTTGACCTTCTTCCCGCACCCTTCGGTGGTGTTACAGCGGCAGCAACGCCCTTTTTACCTCAGCACGCCTGAGGAGAAGGCCGAGTTGCTGGGCGCGTTGGGAGTGGATGTGGTCATCACCCATCGCTTCAACCGGCGGGTGGCGGCGTTGTCGGCCCGGGCTTTCATGGAGCGTCTCAAGGCCCATCTGGGATTGCGCATGCTGTGGGTGGGTTACGATTTTGCCTTAGGGCGCAACCGTGAGGGCGATATCCCCACCTTGAAGCGCCTGGGGGAGGAGTTGGGGTATCAGGTCCATGTGATGGAGGCCGTCACCCTGAACGGGGAGGTGATTTCTTCCTCTCGCATCCGGACGCTGTTGAGCGCCGGTCAGGTGGAGGAAGCGGCGCGTTTGTTGGGGCGACCTTATCAGGTGACGGGCAAGGTGGTGCAGGGAGATGGCCGGGGGCGTCAGTTGGGGTTCCCCACGGCCAATTTGAAGATTTGGGCGCGGCGGATGGTGCCTGGCCCAGGGGTCTATGTGGCCCAGGCCCGGCTGGCCGACGGCGGCACCTGGGGGGCGGTGGTCAATGTGGGGGTACGGCCCACTTTTGAGGCTCAGCCCCGGGCCCCGTGGGTGGAGGCCCACCTGTTAGGGTTTCAAGGGGACCTCTATGGGCGGTGTCTGACCCTGGCGTTTCTCCACCGCCTGCGGGAGGAACGCCCTTTCCCCTCTCCAGAGGCTCTGGCCGAACAGATCCGCCGGGATGTCCGGCGCGCGGAGGAGATGCTGGCGCATGTCCGCTAAACCTCGGGTCTATCTTCTTTCCCCGAAGACCTATTCCCAGGAAGTGATCGCGGTCACTTTTGCCAAGACCTCGCGTTCGCCCCTGCCCTTCGATGCCATTGCGGCTGAATTGAACGAGCCGGAGAGCGCCCGTTTTCACGAGAAATGGGTCATCGGTTACGGGCATGCTTCGGTGGCCGAGCACGCGGTGTTGCATCTGGCCGTGGAGGGCCTGTCGCGGCTGGCCACCGAAGCCCTGCAATCC contains the following coding sequences:
- a CDS encoding bifunctional riboflavin kinase/FAD synthetase, with the translated sequence MQHYRSLEGVHLQGAWLTIGAFDGVHLGHRAIIEPFVAEAHAAGAPAVVLTFFPHPSVVLQRQQRPFYLSTPEEKAELLGALGVDVVITHRFNRRVAALSARAFMERLKAHLGLRMLWVGYDFALGRNREGDIPTLKRLGEELGYQVHVMEAVTLNGEVISSSRIRTLLSAGQVEEAARLLGRPYQVTGKVVQGDGRGRQLGFPTANLKIWARRMVPGPGVYVAQARLADGGTWGAVVNVGVRPTFEAQPRAPWVEAHLLGFQGDLYGRCLTLAFLHRLREERPFPSPEALAEQIRRDVRRAEEMLAHVR